The sequence GCGTGGAAAAACTTTCCCTGGTGGTGTACGATGACCCGGCCTGGTTTGAGGAGATGGTAATCACCGTGGCCGACTGTATTATTGCCGTTTTAAGCCGCGTGCTGGAAACCGGCGGATGCTTTGAGGCCTGCGGGATGTGGGAGGATATGTGCTACAATGCCGGGCCGCTGTTGAGTCCGCAGCATTTCAAACAATATTTGGGGCCGCACTACCGCCGCATTGCCGACTTGTTACACCGGCACGGCGTGGACGTGATTTGGGTAGATTGTGACGGCAAAATTGATAAATTGATTCCCCTATGGTTGGAAGCAGGGATTAACTGCATGTTTCCGGTGGAGGTTGGCACCTGGGGCGCCGATCCTCTCAAATTCCGCCGGGAGTATGGCCGGGATTTATTAATGATGGGTGGGATGGACAAGAACATTCTGGCTCGCTCTAAACAAGAGATTGAACAGGAAGTCCATCGCCTGGCCCCGCTGGTGGAAGAAGGCGGCTTTATTGGTTTTTGCGACCACCGCGTGCCGCCGACGGTGCCGCTGGATCACTATTTATTTTATTTGGAAATGGCGCGCAAAGTGTGGGGGCACAATATTGACCTCAAGCCGATGAGATTCGCCCTCACCTCCTGTTTAGATAGAGAGAAAAGTGACTGTCACCTGATAAATTAAGAATTACCCTGTCACACAACTTACCATGAAGCGCATAATGTTTGTAGAGTCCGCCAACCATGCGTTTATTCTGGGAAATCAGCAAACTCTCGTTACAGCGGCATCTCACCTACCGGGCCGCTACCATCGCCGGGCTGCTGACCAATATTTTCTTTGGCCTCTTGCGGGCGTCGGTGTTGGTGGCGCTGTACGGCATGCGCCCAGAAGTAGCCGACATCTCGGTGCAGGGGGCGATCACTTACACAGGCCTGACCCAGGCGATCATTGCCTACCTGAGCATTTTTGGCTGGTACGAGATTATGAATTCGGTGTATAGCGGCGAGGTAGGCGCAGACCTGTTAAAACCACTGAGCTACTTCAACTTTTGGCTGGCCCAAGACATGGGCCGGGCCGCAGTTAGCCTGGTATTGCGCGGCCTGAGCATTATGGTTATCTACGCCCTGCTTTTTGAGATCACTTTGCCGACCA is a genomic window of Anaerolineae bacterium containing:
- a CDS encoding ABC-2 family transporter protein; its protein translation is MRLFWEISKLSLQRHLTYRAATIAGLLTNIFFGLLRASVLVALYGMRPEVADISVQGAITYTGLTQAIIAYLSIFGWYEIMNSVYSGEVGADLLKPLSYFNFWLAQDMGRAAVSLVLRGLSIMVIYALLFEITLPTTAGQWSAFAVALVLGLLVSFAWRFLVNLAAFWTPNALGLGRFAFGLTWVMSGFFMPLRFFPDWFVTLCRLTPFPAMVNTIVEIYLGVLTGRAVLWALLGQVIWLVILTGLGQLVLRAGVRRLVIQGG